In Oncorhynchus mykiss isolate Arlee chromosome 19, USDA_OmykA_1.1, whole genome shotgun sequence, the sequence ttgtgtctggaagtagctagcaaactagccaactttagccagtttgCTTCTGTGCTTGACTGCAGTTGTGAGGTCAGAAAGCTCGGATCAACCCCACTCCTCGGCCAGAaagaaacactctgaatttacaaatgaACGATCTGACAACACTGAATTTGAAAACGGCTCAGAGCGCACTTTGACACACTGGAGGTCATTTACGAATGAACGATCTGACTACACTGAATTTGAAAACGGCTCAGAGCGCACTTTGACACACTGGAGGTCATTTACGAATGCACCCATTATTTTGACTAGATAATGCTAAACAAGTTATTATTGAGAGTCACAACTCTCTTTTATAAGAAAGCCCTGTATACATTACAATAAAAACAGAATAATAAAACAGGTGTATGAAACTAATTCAGCGCACAATAAAATAAACATGTAATAATAGGTTGGAATGTTATATAAATTCAACAAAAGAGAATTGTTATTTTGATAAGAACAAAAAACAGTTAATCCCATTGTGGATGTATTAGactagaattgcattgggggcatacttatatgcactgtacagccttacctattcATCTTGGGTCCATGAAATGGGTTATCAGCCTACTAAGTGACACCAACAGATTACAATTCTGACGAGTTTACACATATATTAGCATTGTAGCGCATATTGTGGGACTGAAATGAGCCACATTAAGCTCTAAGTAGGCTAATACCCCATTGCAATATGAACAGTACctgtcaagtttggacacacctactcagtcaagggttCTTTATGTTTTACTCTTCTCTGAGTTGTAGAGTAATGGTGAAGacatactatgaaataacacatacggagtcatgtattaaccaaaaaagtgttaaaacaaatcagaaatatattttagattcttcaaagtagccatgctttgccttgacagcttcacaaggtagtcacctggaatgcctttcaactaacaggtttgccttgttaaaagtccatttgtggaatttctttccttaatgcatttgatccaatcagtggtgttgtgacatggtaggggtggtatacagaagattatTAGAAGACTATTtggtaaagaccaagtccatattatggcaagcaaagctcaaataagcaaggagagatgatagtccatcgttactttaagacatgaaggtcagttaatccggaaaatttcaagaattttggaagtttcttcaagtgtagtcgtaaaaccatcaaacgctatgatgaaactggctctcatgaagacagccacaggaaaggaagacccagacgtacctctgctgcagagaataagttcattagttaactgcacctcagattgcagcccaaataaatgcttcacagagttcaagtaacagacacatctcaacatcaactgttcagaggagactgcatgaatcaggccttcatggtcgaattgctgcaaagaaaccactactaaaggacaccaatgagaagaagagacttgcttgggccaagaaacacaagcattggacattagactggtggaaatatgtcctttgctCTAAGGAATCCAAATGGGAGATTGTGTtggtgtggttcccactgtgggTCTGGTGACAgtcagtgattttatttagaattcaaggcacacttaaccagcatggctacaccagcattctgcagtggtacttcatcccatctagtttgtgtttagtgggactatcattttttttaacaggacaatgacccaaaacacacctccaggctatgtaaggggtatttgaccaaggagagtgatgaagtgctgcatcagatgacctggcctccacaatcacccaacctcaacccaattgagatggttggggatgagttggactgcagagtgaaggaaaagcatccaacaagtgctcagcatatgtgggaactccttcaagactgttggaaatgtcttatgaagctggttgagagaatgccaagagtgtgcaaagctgtcaaggcaaagggtggctacttgaaagaatctcaaatataaaatatgtttagattgaacactttttgggttattacatgattccatgtgttatttcatatatGTATTGTCTaaactattattctaccatgtagaaaatagtaagaataaagaaaaacccttaatgggtaggtgtccaaacttatgaGTTCGCCCctaatgcaattctaaagtataatacatccaCAGTGCGATTTAAACAGAGTCACTTTTTTTATATCAAATTAACTAGCTATTTCATCTTAAGCATTATCTAGTCCAAATATGTCATGATTACAATATTTGTCACCATTTGAATTACTTCCAATTGcggacatttattttgaaggcgaaCAGCAAATTCCACTGTTGTGGAAAATCCTTATTGTGTCTAGCTCCACAGATAAAAATATATTTACGTTTGAAGCATACCGTGTGAACTTTGAGGACGTTGATTGAACACTGCAATGCAAATGACTATAACATAAGTGTTTAAATTAGACATAGTGCCAAGAACATGACCGATACCGTCGTCTTTCATGCTCAGCTAGCCTCCATCATTGAGGTTTTGGCGAATGCAGCCGTTGCCGAAATCTGCAAACTTGTAGATGATGGCCATGCTGCCTTACGTTTGGAAATTTCCCATAGTCAAAAAGAAATCGATAACCTGCGGAAGAAGCTGCTTTTGACAAAATACCAGAGTTCTCAACAGGGCACAGAGAAATTCGGAGCCCTGCGACGCACAGTTCACTGGCGCGACACCAATCGTGTTGCCCGAGCAAGAGGGAGCTTAGTAGGAAAGTCATCAGACAGACTTAGATATTgtagttttttttaaaccataTTTCAACACGTTAAAAATAATGGTCATGTAGAATATATTGGATATTGTagttaaaaaacaaacatatttcaACACTTTCAAAATAATGGGTCATGTAGAATATGTAACGTTTATAAGGGTTTGTGTTTTCTGGTGCAGTGGAGAATTGTTTTGCCGACAGTGAAAGGGGCAACTTAACGCAGGATGTCACCAACTGGAGAGATTCAGGACGCACAGCGACAGACCAGGATGGGAGCATGCAGGTCAGTTGTCATAGACATGGTCAAATATATGATTTGTTTTCTCATATTTCAAATGGGTTTGGGGATATGTTTCTAATCAAATGTTCCGGATGAATACAAAACAGATGGCAGATATGCGAGAGGCACCTCTCATCAAAATGGAGAACCTTGACACCAGTAGAACGGAAGGTATTTTTGTGCAACCTATCAAATCTATGCAGTTTACACTTTATGTTAAGTAAAGACTTAAGTGTGTATTGCAGTATTTTATTACCTTCTTAGTCATAACCCATAACTATTAAATAAGGCAAAGAAGAATCAGTCTCCACTACAGGAAGCTGATGCTGTGCTTTACGTTGACCCATTTCAGAGATTGTCCAACCAGTCAGTGAGAGCAGTGTGAAGATCATTGTAGCAGAACCAGGTTCTTCATCATCTACTGAACCCACAGACCTTCTGGACCAGCAGGGCAACAGACACAGAGCTCCAGACACCTCACTCAATATAGAACCTGAAAACCAGACGTTCCAGCATCCAGCGTCACAATACAACAGAGCAAGACAGGACCATCAGGTTGCTGAGGGTGTGACCTGGGAAACTGACCATCAACCCATAGAATACAGCCTGTCCCAATGGACAGAGAACCAAGAGACTGACAACCCAACTGTGAATGCTCCTCACAATGCAGGGCCAGACTCCAAGAGGCTGTCTGGACatccagagaggagaggggcgcCAGGTAACTCAGGCGTCAGCATGTCTGCTTCAGGCTCTCTGGACTGGGTGCCTGATGTGGTGATGGTGGACTCAGTTCCCATTAAAGTGGAGGTAGATATGAGTTCAGAATGGAGCATAATTGGCCAAGAGGCGACATCTGGAGAGGTTTGTTCAGAAAGCAGGCAGCTTGTGGAcaacagaggaagagggggaatgGAGTCTGGACAGACAACGTGTCCCCCTGACACTCAACATGCAGAGCAAGGGACAACTGTAGGATCAAGGTCCAAGATGTCAGATTTCAACAGACTGTCCTCCCTAAACAGCTTTTCATCCCCAAGTATTACTCTCCTCCAGGTTCCCCAAAGAGGGAAGCCAGCCCCCTTCCTGAATTTCAACATAAGTACCACTTCTTCATCGAAAGGCATAGAAAAGCAGCAACAACAGCTGACGTCTCACTCGTCCAAGAGTCAGCTCCGGTGCAGCCTCTGTGGAAAGCCCTTCCCCCAGCCGGCGCACCTGCGGAGGCACATGCGGGTCCATACGGGGGAGAAACCGTACGACTGCAGCCACTGCACCAAGCGCTTCTCCCACAGCCACCAGCTGAAGATGCATGAGAGGGTCCACACCGGAGAGAAACCATTTCATTGCATCTACTGTGGGAAGTGCTTCACCCAGTCTGGCCACATGAAGAAGCACCTCCTCGTCCACACTGGTGGCAGGCCACAGGACGTTGTGCTGCCCTGAGTGTTCCAAGGTGAAGTTCCGACtagatacagatctaggatcagcttcctcttccccaatcctaaccttcaCCACTTGTGGAAAAAGATGCTAAACTTACCCAAcatcagcatctaggggcaacttcacacTTCTCCACCCGGCGTAATGATAGGCAgtgccaggagtttttcctcacCACGTGACAAGACcaaggaaaaactcctggccctagttgTAAGAGGAATGGCTCCACACTACTGGGGTTTTCATATGAACACTGGGTCCATGTGTTTTTAACAGTTTGGATGTTTTCCACATTGAACACGACCCtctgtgtgtagtggttgtgttttcAGTTCAGCTAGCTTAATGCTTGGTCCAGAGTGGATTGATAATGTATAAGTTATTACAGGTGAAGATTTTAAACATCCTCATGAATTTGTATTTGTGCAGTGGTGCACCAAAGAACAGCATTTAAGAATTCAGGAAGCTCTGGACAGGTGCCTGGGTGAGCAAATCCTGTTGGTGGTTGAGAGCCCGTTGCTCGGCTCTTCTCTTACCTGCACgcaggaaagaggaggaaggtTCAGGGAAGAGCGCAACGGTGACCTCTTTTCTGGACATCGACATGGCAGAAGAGCAAAGCGACAGTTTCACGGACACCAACACAGTCCTGGCACTGTAAATGGACATGGTGACCTAGCTGGTGCAAGTAGAGAGAGTGCTGACTGGAATGGTAGGCTGTCAGTGGTTGGGTTTATAGAACTATCTTCATACCCCTTTACCTTCTTCATCATATTCAGCCTCGGAAACCATATGCTGTTTTTTGAGTCCCAGATTTGGAATGAATTGAATTTCAACCCAATCAATTCAATCAGAGTTCTCTCTGGTTTATTCCTTTACATTCTGACTGTTTTGAGCAGGTTTGACAGGTTAGGATGTGCATCATCACTGTAGACCTGGAGTCTTCAACCTTTCCTTGCCCAGGGATCCCCGCCCAGGCAAACCGGCCAACCAGGGATCCCCGCCCAGTCAAACCGGCCAACCAGGGATCCCCACCCAGTCAAACCGGCCAACCAGGGATCCCCGCCCAGTCAAACCGGCCAACCAGGGATCCCCACCCAGTCAAACCGGCTAACCAGGGATCCCCACCCAGTCAAACCGGCCAACCAGGGATCCCCGCCCAGGCAAACCGGCCAACCAGGGATCCCCACCCAGGCAAACCGGCCAACCAGCGATCCTCATCATATGTTAGCAAAACATTTTTCACATGTCTTATCATCAGGAGAATGGCAGGGAGAagttatcaacattttaaaataaatgtaatttttaAAGAATTTTGACCTTGCCACATTATAATTGGAAGAGGAACTCTAACATAGCCTATAAGCTAGACCGGTAACTGCTAACACATTTTCACTAAGAGCTGCTGTTtagctggttaaacaaaggttagccGTGTGTTGGCAAAAATGAAGTCAAGAAAGCTTACCAGCAGCACTTGCCTCACTGGTGGCCTATTGACTGGGGGACTATTGACTGGGGGATAACTGACTGGGGGACTATTGACTGGGGGACTATTGACTGGGGGATGACTGACTAGGGGATGACTGACTGGGGGACTATTGACTGGGGGATAACTGACTGGGGGACTATTGACTGGGGGACTATTGACTGGTGGATGACTGACTGGGGGACTATTGACTGGGGGATGACTGACTGGGGGACTATTGACTGGGGGATGACTGACTGGGGGATTATTGACTAGGGGGCTATTGACTGCGGGGCTATTGACTGCGGGGCTATTGACTGGGGGGCTATTGACTGGGGGGCTATTGACTGGGGGATGACTGACTGGGGGGCTATTGACTGCGGGGCTATTGACTGCGGGGCTATTGACTGGGGGGCTATTGACTGGGGGGGCTATTGACTGGGGGCTATTGACTGGGGGGCTATTGACTGGGGGATGACTGACTGGGGGGCTATTGACTGGGGGACTATTGACTGGGGGGCTATTGACTGGGGGGGCTATTGACTGGGGGGCTATTGACTGGGGGGGCTATTGACTGGGGGGCTATTGACTGGGGGGGCTATTGACTGGGGGGCTATTGACTGGGGGGCTATTGACTGGGGGGGCTATTGACTGGAGGGCTATTGACTGGGGGACTATTGACTGGGGGACTATTGACTGGGGGACTATTGATGGGAGATGACTGACTGGGGGACTATTGACTGGGGCTTTCTTAACGCCTGTGTCAGatactccagtgagtgtaattaGCTCCAGTGAGTGTATTAGACATTCTCATTAGACATTCTCTTTTCTGCTGTAAGTATATATTTTGTTGCTAGCGAtatttataaaaacattttaaatatatattttttaatacccCTAAGGGGTGTGGCCCCCCGGTTGAATAGCTCTGCTCTAGAAACCAAGCTACTCACTCACCTCTTCTTTAATCCCAGAATCCCCAGAGGTACTATGGTCTAGGGAAACCTCATCTTCTGGAGGTATTAACAGTACCTGTAGATTTATCTCACCTAGAACATCACCTTCCTACTTTCATAATATCAGATTTGAAACCACTCGCTCGTTGTTTTTGATTCTCCATACAGATTAACATTCATATAATAGACTTATACAGTTGGGGCAAAATGTATTGTGtttacactgactgtacaaaacatttggaacaccttcctaatattgagttgaacccccCCTTTGCTCTTAGAAAAGTCTCAAttggtcggggcatggactctacaaggtgttgtaagactctccccactccctttcaccctcagaacatggactctacaaggtgttgtaaGACGCTCCCCACTCCCTTTCACCCTCAGAACGGCCTCAGTTCTTCagaacatggactctacaaggtgttgtaagactctccccactccctttcaccctcagaacagcctcagttcttcagaacatggactctacaaggtgttgtaaGCGTTCAATaaggatgctggtccatgttgccTCCaaggcttcccacagttgtgtcaagttggctgaatgtcctttgggtggtggactattcttgatacacacaggaaactcaaaaagaaaggaggaccaaggcgctcttcatataattgattaaaatgcctttattagtatggcatgttcaatagaaacaaagtttttAAAAACCGATgtgtttcggctgcatggccttcgtcagggagtacaaaaaaaggaatacaatgtcctcttttgaacagcttttcaattagccctaattggaagagggagtggttacacaggaaactgttgagcgtgaaaatccCAGCATCATTGCaggtcttgacacaaaccggtgtgcctggcacctactaccataccacgttcaaaggcacttaaatattgtgtcttgcccattcaccctctgaatggcacacatacccaatccatgtctcaattgtctcaaggctaaaaaataattatttaacctgtatcctgattgaagtggatttaataagtgacattaataagggatcatagctttcatctggattcacctggtcagtctatgtcatggaaagagcaggtgttcataatgtaatgtgttgtacacgcagtgtgggtgtgtttatctgtgtgggTACATGTGTACTAACGTGTGGAGAATCAGGGCAGGTGGTcggtccagttcaagtgttcaagcagtctgatggcttgtggACAGAAACTGTCTCTTGAGcttgttggtatcagacctcgtGCTCCGATACCGTCTGCCCAACGGTAAGGAAGTGAACAGCTTGTGACTGGGGTGTgtggtccttgatgatgctgcgggCCTTCCTCAGGCACCGTTTCCAGTAGATGTCTTTGATGGGTGGAAGCTCGGTCCCAGTGTTGTACTGGGCCTTCTTCACCACTCGCTGGAGGGCCTTGCGGTCATGGACGGAGACATACCcgtaccaggtagtgatgcaactggtcaggacgcTTTCGATTGTGCAGCGGTAGTATTTGTAGTGGCATgacgaatttcttcagccgccttgacaatagtggtggtggtgttggtccatGACAAGTTCTCAGTGATGtggacgcagaggaacttaaaacggtTGACTCTCTCTTCTGCAATCCCATTGATGTGGATTGGGGTatgttccctcctctgcttcctgaagtcaacagTCAACTTTTTTTGCTGACGTTGAAGGAGAAGTTGTTGTGATAACGCTACAGTGCCAGTTCACTTACTTCCTTCTTATAGGCTGActcgtcgttgttggttatcaggtCTACAACtgtggtgtcgtcagcaaacttgatgactgcGTTAGTGTCGTACAAATCCACGCAGTCGTGGCTGAACAGGGACGACAGCAGAGggctgaggacacacccctggggggcccctgtgttaagtgtcagtgtggaggaggtgttgttgccaatcctcacacCTTGTggtctgcccgtcaggaagtccaggatccagtttcagagggtgGTGTCCAGACCAAGGGCTCTGAGCTTAGTGCCAAGCTTAGAGAGAACAATAGTGTTTAATGCTAAACTGttgtcaataaacagcattctcacataggggttcctcttgtccagatgtgttagGGCTGTGTGAAAAGCGATGGAAATGGCATCTTCCAtagatctgttggagcggtaggcaaattggagtgggtgccGTGTGCCTGTGATTCAGCTCATACTGAGACTAGAACTCAGGACCTCTGTCTCGCTAACACACTTGACCGCCCTCCTGAAGGGTTACAGCTCATGCGCTATTGAAA encodes:
- the LOC110497283 gene encoding B-cell CLL/lymphoma 6 member B protein, encoding MTDTVVFHAQLASIIEVLANAAVAEICKLVDDGHAALRLEISHSQKEIDNLRKKLLLTKYQSSQQGTEKFGALRRTVHWRDTNRVARARGSLVVENCFADSERGNLTQDVTNWRDSGRTATDQDGSMQMADMREAPLIKMENLDTSRTEEIVQPVSESSVKIIVAEPGSSSSTEPTDLLDQQGNRHRAPDTSLNIEPENQTFQHPASQYNRARQDHQVAEGVTWETDHQPIEYSLSQWTENQETDNPTVNAPHNAGPDSKRLSGHPERRGAPGNSGVSMSASGSLDWVPDVVMVDSVPIKVEVDMSSEWSIIGQEATSGEVCSESRQLVDNRGRGGMESGQTTCPPDTQHAEQGTTVGSRSKMSDFNRLSSLNSFSSPSITLLQVPQRGKPAPFLNFNISTTSSSKGIEKQQQQLTSHSSKSQLRCSLCGKPFPQPAHLRRHMRVHTGEKPYDCSHCTKRFSHSHQLKMHERVHTGEKPFHCIYCGKCFTQSGHMKKHLLVHTGGRPQDVVLP